From a region of the Streptomyces caniferus genome:
- a CDS encoding phosphatase, with protein sequence MVGTGALRAHLIEARLAGTIATTREKSLARYRLFGARDPRALLGLDPEGDWQTGEVLRLMGQECGVSVDPAHVSGLDVVDPDRTLAALDRFAERLGAAAGRRAPVLFGTGHPHRLVAFYAALADALSSAGCPVLTPAYGARVDIATRFGVRTCTLTYVRGVALMRETGVRGAPGTGGVHTHSPLPVRTALAAAGDGAGPLPELVIGDHGWVCGAGQLGIEAIGLADTDDPALFVGQAEGRVSVAVPLDDGAPSASYQPLARYVLNRACLYR encoded by the coding sequence GTGGTGGGCACCGGGGCGCTGCGGGCGCACCTGATCGAGGCGCGGCTCGCGGGGACGATCGCGACGACGCGGGAGAAGAGTCTGGCGCGCTACCGGCTCTTCGGGGCGCGTGATCCCCGGGCGCTGCTGGGGCTGGATCCCGAGGGGGACTGGCAGACCGGTGAAGTACTGCGACTGATGGGGCAGGAGTGCGGCGTTTCGGTCGATCCCGCGCACGTTTCCGGCCTGGATGTGGTCGATCCCGACCGCACCCTCGCGGCGCTGGACCGGTTCGCCGAACGGCTCGGAGCGGCGGCCGGCCGCCGGGCGCCGGTGCTGTTCGGCACCGGCCATCCGCACCGGCTGGTGGCCTTCTACGCCGCCCTCGCAGACGCCCTCTCGTCGGCGGGCTGCCCCGTCCTCACCCCGGCGTATGGCGCCCGTGTCGACATAGCGACCCGGTTCGGCGTACGTACCTGCACCCTCACCTACGTACGGGGAGTCGCGCTGATGCGAGAAACCGGCGTGCGGGGCGCGCCGGGGACGGGGGGCGTACACACCCATTCGCCGCTCCCGGTGCGTACCGCTCTGGCGGCCGCGGGGGACGGTGCGGGGCCGCTTCCGGAGCTGGTGATCGGGGACCACGGATGGGTCTGCGGGGCAGGTCAGCTGGGCATCGAGGCGATCGGGCTGGCGGATACGGACGACCCGGCGCTGTTCGTCGGCCAGGCGGAAGGGCGGGTGTCGGTGGCGGTGCCGCTCGACGACGGCGCGCCGAGCGCGTCCTATCAGCCGCTGGCCCGCTATGTGCTCAATCGGGCATGTCTGTACCGATAG
- a CDS encoding acetoin utilization protein AcuC, with amino-acid sequence MSGRAQLMWDEAVTGYDFGSGHPMDPVRLALTMRLVEAYELDRGPLEVVAAKPAGDSTLRLVHREDYIGAVRRASADPAAADLSYGLGTADDPAFAGMHEASALIAGQSVGAAEAVWRGDAAHAVNFAGGLHHAMPGGAAGFCIYNDASLAVARLLELGAERVAYVDVDVHHGDGVQAAFWEDPRVLTISLHEHPRTLFPQTGWPEETGGEGAEGSAVNVALPAGTGDEGWLRAFHAVVPELLGAFRPQVIVTQHGADTHFEDPLAHLAVSLDAQRAVAEACHDLAHQHADGRWVALGGGGYAVVDVVPRSWTHLAAIAAGRPIEPTSMVPESWRHEVFRRTRQLAPLRMTDGRTPQWRDFVDAGYDPADRLDQAVLATRRAVFPAHGLLP; translated from the coding sequence ATGAGCGGCCGCGCACAGCTGATGTGGGATGAGGCAGTAACGGGCTACGACTTCGGGTCCGGGCATCCGATGGACCCGGTCCGGCTCGCGCTGACCATGCGTTTGGTGGAGGCGTACGAGCTGGACCGCGGGCCCCTGGAGGTGGTCGCGGCCAAGCCCGCCGGGGATTCCACCCTGCGGCTGGTGCATCGTGAGGACTACATCGGCGCGGTCCGCAGAGCCTCGGCGGACCCCGCTGCCGCGGATCTCTCGTACGGGCTGGGCACGGCGGACGATCCGGCGTTCGCGGGGATGCACGAGGCGTCCGCGCTGATCGCCGGTCAGTCGGTGGGCGCGGCGGAGGCCGTCTGGCGCGGCGACGCGGCGCATGCGGTGAACTTCGCCGGCGGGCTGCACCATGCGATGCCGGGCGGGGCGGCCGGATTCTGTATCTACAACGACGCGTCGCTGGCCGTCGCCCGGCTGCTGGAGCTGGGGGCCGAACGGGTCGCGTACGTCGATGTGGATGTGCACCACGGCGACGGGGTGCAGGCGGCGTTCTGGGAGGACCCGCGGGTCCTGACGATCTCGCTGCACGAGCATCCGCGGACGCTCTTTCCGCAGACCGGCTGGCCGGAGGAGACCGGCGGCGAGGGCGCGGAGGGCAGCGCGGTGAATGTGGCGCTGCCGGCCGGCACCGGGGACGAGGGGTGGCTGCGGGCCTTTCACGCGGTGGTGCCGGAGCTGCTGGGCGCCTTCCGGCCGCAGGTGATCGTGACGCAGCACGGCGCGGACACCCACTTCGAGGATCCGCTGGCACACCTCGCGGTGAGCCTGGACGCGCAGCGTGCGGTGGCGGAGGCCTGTCACGACCTGGCGCACCAGCATGCGGACGGGCGCTGGGTCGCGCTCGGCGGTGGCGGCTATGCGGTGGTGGACGTGGTCCCGCGCAGCTGGACGCATCTGGCCGCGATCGCGGCGGGCCGGCCCATCGAGCCGACTTCCATGGTGCCGGAGTCGTGGCGGCACGAAGTCTTCCGCAGGACGCGGCAGTTGGCGCCGCTGCGGATGACGGACGGCCGTACGCCGCAGTGGCGGGACTTCGTCGACGCCGGCTATGACCCGGCCGACCGGCTGGACCAGGCGGTGCTGGCCACCCGCCGGGCGGTGTTCCCGGCGCACGGGCTGCTGCCGTAG
- a CDS encoding MFS transporter, with protein sequence MTAPRVPGAQLRHGRVALALSFFVQGAVFALLVTRIPAIRERYGISDGLLPAFLAAVPVLAGAGSVGTEQLVKRVRAGRVLRCAQPVVCLALLAVGSVGSMAQAAVALAVFGLSVGALDASMNMLGVSLQRAYGRSIMLGFHAAYSLGGMVGASLAWAGAHWKLSLALLYGPVVAVLVPLALIVGHWFVDRDRRDPEEGGAGSAAAAAPLAMRLLLPLCLVMAFAYIGDSTVSNWSAKYLQDVLGSSEQLATVPYNVYMVTTLLGRAVGDPGVRRFGAVAVVRTGTVVAAGGFAVVAAAPGAWAGMAGFTLLGLGLCVIVPQTFAAAGRLAFERHGPGASDMAVARLNIFNYVGFLIGSPLVGALGDAWSYRGAMLVPMALVLMTLVYARSFGAPEARYGDGHERPRTADVG encoded by the coding sequence ATGACGGCCCCTCGGGTTCCAGGAGCGCAGCTACGGCACGGCAGGGTGGCGCTCGCCCTCAGCTTCTTCGTCCAGGGGGCGGTCTTCGCCCTCCTCGTGACCCGAATACCCGCGATCCGGGAGCGCTACGGGATTTCCGACGGGCTGCTGCCGGCCTTCCTCGCGGCGGTGCCCGTCCTCGCGGGGGCCGGCAGCGTCGGCACCGAGCAGCTGGTGAAGCGGGTGCGGGCCGGCCGGGTGCTGCGGTGCGCGCAGCCCGTGGTGTGCCTGGCGCTGCTGGCGGTGGGCTCGGTCGGGTCGATGGCGCAGGCCGCCGTGGCGCTGGCGGTCTTCGGACTGTCGGTGGGGGCCCTGGACGCCTCGATGAACATGCTCGGGGTGAGTCTCCAGCGGGCGTACGGGCGGAGCATCATGCTCGGCTTCCATGCGGCGTACAGCCTGGGCGGCATGGTGGGCGCCTCGCTGGCCTGGGCGGGTGCGCACTGGAAGCTGTCGCTTGCGCTGCTCTACGGGCCGGTGGTGGCGGTCCTGGTGCCCCTGGCGCTGATCGTGGGCCATTGGTTCGTCGACCGGGACCGCCGGGATCCGGAGGAGGGCGGGGCGGGGTCCGCCGCGGCCGCCGCGCCCCTCGCGATGCGGCTGTTGTTGCCGCTGTGTCTGGTGATGGCGTTCGCCTATATCGGGGACTCGACCGTCTCCAATTGGAGCGCCAAGTATCTGCAGGACGTCCTGGGGAGCTCGGAGCAGCTCGCCACCGTCCCGTACAACGTCTATATGGTCACCACGCTGCTCGGCCGGGCGGTCGGCGATCCGGGGGTGCGGCGGTTCGGGGCGGTCGCGGTGGTGCGGACCGGGACGGTGGTCGCGGCGGGCGGTTTCGCGGTGGTGGCGGCTGCTCCGGGGGCCTGGGCCGGGATGGCGGGGTTCACGCTGCTGGGGCTCGGGCTGTGTGTGATCGTGCCCCAGACGTTCGCGGCGGCGGGGCGTCTCGCCTTTGAGCGGCACGGCCCCGGGGCCTCGGACATGGCCGTCGCGCGACTCAACATCTTCAACTATGTGGGCTTCTTGATCGGCTCTCCGCTGGTCGGTGCGCTCGGCGATGCCTGGAGCTATCGGGGGGCGATGCTCGTACCGATGGCCCTGGTGCTGATGACGTTGGTGTATGCCCGATCGTTCGGGGCGCCGGAGGCCCGATACGGTGACGGGCATGAGCGGCCGCGCACAGCTGATGTGGGATGA
- a CDS encoding HAD family hydrolase, which yields MRYDLVIFDNDGVLVDSEPIANRILAAHLTELGHPTTYEESLRDYMGGAMHRIHEVVLERSGERLPAGFDEAFHRRVFEEFRRRLEPVAGVVEVLEKLTANGVPHCVGSSGSHERIRVTLTKTGLLERFAEGRNGGGGRIFSSQDVGRGKPAPDLFLYAAKEMGVAPERCAVVEDSPLGVQAAVAAGMDVYGFTAMTPAPKLVEAGATALFDQMAELPALLQ from the coding sequence ATGCGCTATGACTTGGTTATCTTCGATAACGATGGCGTCCTCGTGGACAGCGAGCCGATCGCCAATCGGATCCTGGCCGCCCATCTCACCGAACTGGGCCATCCGACCACCTATGAAGAGTCGTTGCGCGACTACATGGGCGGCGCTATGCACCGTATTCACGAGGTGGTGCTGGAGCGGTCGGGCGAGCGGCTGCCGGCCGGGTTCGACGAGGCCTTTCACCGGCGGGTGTTCGAGGAGTTCCGCCGGCGGTTGGAGCCCGTGGCGGGCGTGGTCGAGGTGCTGGAGAAGCTGACCGCCAACGGGGTGCCGCATTGCGTCGGGTCGTCGGGGAGCCATGAGCGCATCCGGGTGACGCTGACGAAGACCGGGCTGCTCGAGCGCTTCGCCGAGGGGCGGAACGGGGGCGGTGGGCGCATCTTCTCGTCGCAGGACGTGGGGCGGGGGAAGCCGGCGCCGGATCTCTTTCTGTATGCGGCGAAGGAGATGGGGGTGGCACCGGAGCGGTGTGCGGTGGTCGAGGACAGTCCGCTGGGGGTGCAGGCGGCGGTCGCCGCGGGGATGGACGTCTACGGCTTCACGGCGATGACGCCGGCGCCGAAGCTGGTGGAGGCCGGGGCCACCGCGCTGTTCGACCAGATGGCGGAGCTTCCTGCGCTGCTGCAGTAG